One Anaerolineales bacterium genomic window, CGAGCATTGGCTATATACGTCCACCAGGTGTATTGGACGCGGTCGGGATATAAGTAACGATAGATGTCCACAAATCCGTGCTCCAGATATTTATCGACCCAGGCGCGCTCTTCAGGCAAAAAACCGGATGTGTTCACATTGGCCTTGGGGTGACGCAGGTCGATCTCGGAATGGGCTGTATTGAAATCCCCGCAGATCACAATTCTCTCGCCGGCCACATGCATTGCATCGCAGATATCGAGGAGCTCAGCATAAAAGCGGAGCTTGAACTCCACGCGATCCAAGCCCCTTTGCCCGCTTGGAAAATAAACATTGAAGAGCCAGAAATCTGGGAATCTGAGACGGATCACCCGGCCTTCACGGTCGAATTCCGGGTTCCCGATTCCGAGATCAAACGATATTGGAGTGTACGAAGAGAAGGCCGCAACACCGCTGTAGCCTAGTTTTTCAGCCGGGTTCCAATATACTGAATGCTGGTTAAAATGCTCGTGAAACTCGGCTGCCACCTGCTCGGGGCGGGCCTTGATCTCCTGCAGGCAAAGCACATCGGGTTGCTCTTGCGCCAGACGATCCCAGGCGCCTTTGTTGAGCACTGCACGAAGCCCATTCACATTCCAGGTAGTAATCTTCAATCAAGACCTTCCATCAAATGGATCGGAACCACAGCTAAGCCAACAATTCCTGGCCCCGTGTGCACACCCAGAATAGGTGAGATACGCAAAATTTCAATTTTTCCAACATTCACTTTCGATTTTACGAGCTCGGCAAGCTTATCGGCATACTCAGAAAACTGACCATGCATGACAGAAACCCACAAAGGCGTTTCAGTGCCATATATTTTTACGATATAATCAACCATTCCCTCAATTGCCTTGGCGATTGTGCGTTCCTTGCCAAGCGTCGAATATTTCCCGTCAGACTTTTCAACGTGAATGATGGGCTTGATGTGCAATATAGAGCTAGCCAATGCCTGAACCCTGCCAATCCGCCCACCGCGCTGTAAATATTCTAATGTATCAAGTGTATATATCACTTCAGTT contains:
- the xth gene encoding exodeoxyribonuclease III, encoding MKITTWNVNGLRAVLNKGAWDRLAQEQPDVLCLQEIKARPEQVAAEFHEHFNQHSVYWNPAEKLGYSGVAAFSSYTPISFDLGIGNPEFDREGRVIRLRFPDFWLFNVYFPSGQRGLDRVEFKLRFYAELLDICDAMHVAGERIVICGDFNTAHSEIDLRHPKANVNTSGFLPEERAWVDKYLEHGFVDIYRYLYPDRVQYTWWTYIANARRNNTGWRLDYFLVSQALVPSIKDVIIHTDIMGSDHCPVSLILDSPTIAVPGS